One genomic region from Manis pentadactyla isolate mManPen7 chromosome 12, mManPen7.hap1, whole genome shotgun sequence encodes:
- the TENT5A gene encoding terminal nucleotidyltransferase 5A isoform X2, whose product MAEGEEYFAVAEGEMAGCSYPALSGGDLGGGGFGGHCLDYCESPTAHCNVLTWEQVQRLDGILSETIPIHGRGNFPTLELQPSLIVKVVRRRLAEKRIGVRDVRLNGSAASHVLHQDSGLGYKDLDLIFCADLRGEEEFQTVKDVVLDCLLDFLPEGVNKEKITPLTLKEAYVQKMVKVCNDSDRWSLISLSNNSGKNVELKFVDSLRRQFEFSVDSFQIKLDSLLLFYECSENPMTETFHPTIIGESVYGDFREAFDHLCNKIIATRNPEEIRGGGLLKYCNLLVRGFRPASDEIKTLQRYMCSRFFIDFSDIGEQQRKLESYLQNHFVGLEDRKYDYLMTLHGVVNESTVCLMGHERRQTLNLITMLAIRVLADQNVIPNVANVTCYYQPAPYVADANFSNYYIAQVQPVFTCQQQTYSTWLPCN is encoded by the exons ATGGCGGAAGGCGAAGAGTACTTTGCCGTGGCTGAGGGCGAGATGGCCGGCTGCTCGTACCCCGCCCTGAGCGGCGGCGACCTCGGCGGCGGCGGCTTCGGCGGGCATTGCTTGGACTATTGCGAAAGCCCCACAGCGCACTGTAACGTGCTGACCTGGGAGCAAGTGCAGCGGCTGGACGGGATCCTGAGCGAAACCATCCCGATCCACGGGCGCGGCAACTTCCCCACGCTGGAGCTGCAGCCGAGCCTGATCGTGAAAGTGGTGCGGCGGCGCCTGGCCGAGAAGCGCATCGGCGTCCGCGACGTGCGCCTCAATGGCTCGGCCGCCAGCCACGTCCTGCACCAGGACAGCGGCCTGGGGTACAAGGACCTGGACCTCATCTTCTGCGCCGACCTGCGCGGGGAAGAGGAGTTTCAGACTGTGAAGGACGTCGTCCTGGACTGCCTGTTGGACTTCTTACCCGAAGGGGTGAATAAGGAGAAGATCACGCCGCTCACGCTCAAG GAAGCTTATGTGCAGAAAATGGTTAAGGTGTGCAATGACTCTGACCGATGGAGTCTTATATCTCTGTCAAACAACAGTGGCAAAAATGTGGAACTGAAATTTGTGGATTCCCTCCGGAGGCAGTTTGAATTTAGTGTAGATTCTTTTCAAATCAAATTAGACTCTCTTCTCCTCTTTTATGAATGTTCAGAGAACCCAATGACTGAGACATTTCACCCCACAATAATCGGTGAGAGCGTCTATGGAGATTTCCGCGAAGCCTTTGATCACCTTTGTAACAAGATCATTGCCACCAGGAACCCAGAGGAAATCCGAGGGGGAGGCCTGCTTAAGTACTGCAACCTGTTAGTGAGGGGCTTCAGGCCTGCCTCTGATGAGATCAAGACCCTTCAGAGGTATATGTGTTCCAGGTTTTTCATCGACTTCTCAGACATTGGAGAGCAGCAGAGAAAACTGGAGTCCTATTTGCAGAACCACTTCGTGGGATTGGAAGACCGAAAGTACGACTATCTCATGACCCTTCATGGAGTGGTGAATGAGAGTACAGTGTGCCTGATGGGACATGAAAGAAGACAGACTTTAAACCTTATCACAATGCTGGCCATCCGAGTGCTGGCTGACCAAAATGTCATCCCTAACGTGGCTAATGTCACTTGCTATTACCAGCCGGCCCCCTATGTAGCAGATGCCAACTTTAGCAATTATTATATTGCACAGGTCCAGCCAGTGTTCACATGCCAGCAACAGACATACTCCACTTGGTTACCCTGCAATTAA
- the TENT5A gene encoding terminal nucleotidyltransferase 5A isoform X1, with the protein MHQRYFWTDQGQVAFGGHFMAEGEEYFAVAEGEMAGCSYPALSGGDLGGGGFGGHCLDYCESPTAHCNVLTWEQVQRLDGILSETIPIHGRGNFPTLELQPSLIVKVVRRRLAEKRIGVRDVRLNGSAASHVLHQDSGLGYKDLDLIFCADLRGEEEFQTVKDVVLDCLLDFLPEGVNKEKITPLTLKEAYVQKMVKVCNDSDRWSLISLSNNSGKNVELKFVDSLRRQFEFSVDSFQIKLDSLLLFYECSENPMTETFHPTIIGESVYGDFREAFDHLCNKIIATRNPEEIRGGGLLKYCNLLVRGFRPASDEIKTLQRYMCSRFFIDFSDIGEQQRKLESYLQNHFVGLEDRKYDYLMTLHGVVNESTVCLMGHERRQTLNLITMLAIRVLADQNVIPNVANVTCYYQPAPYVADANFSNYYIAQVQPVFTCQQQTYSTWLPCN; encoded by the exons ATGCATCAGAGATACTTTTG GACTGACCAAGGCCAAGTGGCGTTTGGCGGTCACTTCATGGCGGAAGGCGAAGAGTACTTTGCCGTGGCTGAGGGCGAGATGGCCGGCTGCTCGTACCCCGCCCTGAGCGGCGGCGACCTCGGCGGCGGCGGCTTCGGCGGGCATTGCTTGGACTATTGCGAAAGCCCCACAGCGCACTGTAACGTGCTGACCTGGGAGCAAGTGCAGCGGCTGGACGGGATCCTGAGCGAAACCATCCCGATCCACGGGCGCGGCAACTTCCCCACGCTGGAGCTGCAGCCGAGCCTGATCGTGAAAGTGGTGCGGCGGCGCCTGGCCGAGAAGCGCATCGGCGTCCGCGACGTGCGCCTCAATGGCTCGGCCGCCAGCCACGTCCTGCACCAGGACAGCGGCCTGGGGTACAAGGACCTGGACCTCATCTTCTGCGCCGACCTGCGCGGGGAAGAGGAGTTTCAGACTGTGAAGGACGTCGTCCTGGACTGCCTGTTGGACTTCTTACCCGAAGGGGTGAATAAGGAGAAGATCACGCCGCTCACGCTCAAG GAAGCTTATGTGCAGAAAATGGTTAAGGTGTGCAATGACTCTGACCGATGGAGTCTTATATCTCTGTCAAACAACAGTGGCAAAAATGTGGAACTGAAATTTGTGGATTCCCTCCGGAGGCAGTTTGAATTTAGTGTAGATTCTTTTCAAATCAAATTAGACTCTCTTCTCCTCTTTTATGAATGTTCAGAGAACCCAATGACTGAGACATTTCACCCCACAATAATCGGTGAGAGCGTCTATGGAGATTTCCGCGAAGCCTTTGATCACCTTTGTAACAAGATCATTGCCACCAGGAACCCAGAGGAAATCCGAGGGGGAGGCCTGCTTAAGTACTGCAACCTGTTAGTGAGGGGCTTCAGGCCTGCCTCTGATGAGATCAAGACCCTTCAGAGGTATATGTGTTCCAGGTTTTTCATCGACTTCTCAGACATTGGAGAGCAGCAGAGAAAACTGGAGTCCTATTTGCAGAACCACTTCGTGGGATTGGAAGACCGAAAGTACGACTATCTCATGACCCTTCATGGAGTGGTGAATGAGAGTACAGTGTGCCTGATGGGACATGAAAGAAGACAGACTTTAAACCTTATCACAATGCTGGCCATCCGAGTGCTGGCTGACCAAAATGTCATCCCTAACGTGGCTAATGTCACTTGCTATTACCAGCCGGCCCCCTATGTAGCAGATGCCAACTTTAGCAATTATTATATTGCACAGGTCCAGCCAGTGTTCACATGCCAGCAACAGACATACTCCACTTGGTTACCCTGCAATTAA